A stretch of Leptidea sinapis chromosome 36, ilLepSina1.1, whole genome shotgun sequence DNA encodes these proteins:
- the LOC126975613 gene encoding UDP-glycosyltransferase UGT5-like has translation MSGIWQLKLSIKFSKNLECWVPLAESFVRLEMNWLLYLVACLAACGCQAYKILVVYPMPSRSHSILGDGIVDALAETSHEITYITPFPRGKTNFREIDLSSNLAIFPEKLINIEAQLNKTGGSLHNFTFFIDWLSQASAKTVEHPSVQALMADANEQFDLVIVEWVYYELLAGFSAVFNCPYIWVSSADPHWKIVSLVDDILNPAYNSDAISNNFPPLTFVQRLQELGFLLGGLYVQEFFIDRIQYSDFDRLFAPAIARRGHQVPSFTDLKYNASLVLSNSHLSIGKSVKLPPNFIPIAGYHIKRKVEPLPENLQKFMSNAKEGVIYFSMGTNLKSKYMPAQLKQDLLKMFSQLKYSVIWKFEEEIPNTPSNVLITQWAPQQSILAHPNCKLFITHGGLLSTTEAVHFGKPIIVIPVFADQFSNADRAVQKGYAIRIELSYNLADDIRATIAAILNDPKYALKSKELSFIYHDRPVSPDKEMVHWVEHVIKTKGARHLRSPAFGVPMYQKLYLDLLAIIAIVLYIIIYLIKRIIAYIFCSKTETNKVAKKKKKQ, from the exons GAAATGAATTGGTTACTGTATCTGGTAGCCTGCTTAGCGGCATGTGGCTGCCAGGCGTACAAGATTCTCGTGGTGTACCCCATGCCATCCAGGAGTCATTCCATCCTAGGAGATGGCATCGTTGATGCCCTGGCTGAAACTTCTCATGAG ATAACCTACATAACACCATTTCCCCGTGGAAAAACAAACTTCAGGGAAATTGACTTAAGCTCAAATTTGGCAATTTTTCCAG aaaaactaataaacatAGAGGCCCAGCTGAACAAAACTGGTGGTAGCTTGCATAACTTTACGTTCTTTATCGACTGGCTGTCGCAGGCATCTGCTAAGACTGTGGAACACCCTTCTGTTCAGGCTCTAATGGCTGACGCTAACGAACAATTTGACTTAGTTATCGTCGAGTGGGTTTATTATGAACTGTTGGCCGG TTTTTCAGCAGTCTTTAACTGTCCTTACATATGGGTGTCATCTGCTGACCCGCACTGGAAGATTGTCAGCCTGGTAGACGACATATTGAATCCAGCGTATAACTCTGATGCTATATCGAACAATTTCCCACCGTTAACGTTTGTACAAAGGCTGCAAGAGTTGGGTTTTCTGCTTGGGGGTCTATATGTTCAAGAGTT CTTTATCGACCGTATTCAGTACAGTGACTTTGACCGGCTCTTCGCCCCTGCGATTGCCCGCCGAGGTCACCAGGTCCCTTCCTTCACCGACCTCAAGTACAACGCCTCTTTGGTCCTCAGCAATTCTCACTTGTCCATCGGAAAATCTGTCAAACTGCCACCTAATTTCATACCTATTGCTGGATACCATATTAAAAGGAAGGTGGAACCACTTCCAGAG AATCTCCAAAAATTTATGAGCAACGCCAAAGAAGGAGTCATCTACTTCAGTATGGGAACCAATTTGAAGAGCAAGTACATGCCGGCACAGCTGAAGCAAGACTTGCTGAAGATGTTCAGTCAGCTCAAATACTCGGTGATATGGAAGTTTGAGGAAGAAATACCGAATACTCCAAGCAATGTGCTTATAACGCAGTGGGCTCCACAGCAAAGTATATTAG CTCACCCAAACTGCAAGCTCTTCATAACTCACGGAGGCTTGCTGTCCACTACTGAAGCAGTTCATTTCGGGAAGCCCATCATAGTGATACCGGTGTTTGCCGACCAGTTCAGCAACGCGGACAGAGCTGTTCAGAAAGGCTATGCGATCAGGATAGAGCTTTCTTACAACTTGGCCGATGATATTAGAGCCACCATAGCAGCAATACTTAATGATCCCAA GTATGCCCTGAAGTCTAAGGAGCTATCATTTATCTATCATGACAGACCAGTGTCTCCTGACAAAGAGATGGTGCATTGGGTAGAACATGTCATCAAGACGAAAGGTGCTCGCCACTTGAGATCACCAGCCTTCGGAGTACCTATGTACCAAAAGCTATATTTGGATCTATTAGCAATCATTGCTATTGTactttatatcataatatatctaaTTAAGCGGATAATAGcatatatattttgtagtaaAACAGAGACTAATAAGGTagcaaaaaagaagaaaaagcagtaa